ACGACAAGCTTTTACGCTGGTCGAGTTGCTGGTGGTGATTGCCATCATCGGTGTCTTGATCGCACTATTACTCCCCGCCGTACAACAGGCCCGTGAGGCAGCTCGGCGGATGTCTTGCACCAACAATCTCAAGCAATTGGGGCTGGCAATGCACAATTATGAATCGGCGCATACAGTGTTGCCTCGATTTGGCCAACGCGACGCGGACTTCTCGGTCCAGGCTCGTCTGCTTCCTTACATCGAGCAAGGCAATCTGTACAACTTGCTCGACTTCTCGCAGATCGCATTCACCGGCAGCTGGAGCGAGAAGATCCCCAATCCCAAGTTCATCGCGGCTTTCTCAACAGAGATCGACGTCTACCTTTGCCCTAGTGATCCGGCTCCAGAAAGTACCACGGTCACCACGAGCGGCGGTCCAGTTACCTATGGTGGTTTGAACTATATGGTCAGCATAGGTAGTGCGAAGGGGACGAACTACGATTTTCGTTGGACGACCGATGGTCCGTTCTACGAACCGAGTGGCTGCCGTTTTGCCAATCTGACCGATGGGCTTTCGAATACGGCACTGATGAACGAAACCGTTCGCAGCGTCGGTGCCGACGAGACATTGGCGGCTGGGCAACTTCCCAGGTTTCCGTATCAGAAGACGCTCAACGGGTCGAGTGGCGTGGGAACAAGCATGGGTTCAAAACGTGGCATGTCAGGAAGTGGAAGCCCGTGGAGCAGCTATACGGATGGCAGTGGGATGATTGCCAATGCGGATGTCGCTTCCTTTTGGAATCAATTCACCAGTTGGCGTGGTGGCGAAAGCCCAGCACTACGTGGCCGTGGCACCTCCTGGGCATTCAGCGGGGCAATTAATTCCGCCACCAATGGCTACCTAAGCCCCAATAGTCGGACGCCGGATGTGGTCACTCACTTCACTGGCTATTTCGCAGCCCGCAGCTTCCACCCTGGCGGAGCCGAGGTGTTATTCGGCGATGGCTCGGTTCGCTTCTTGAGCGACACAATCGACTTGCCCACGAACCGCAGTCTCTATAGCGGAAGTGGTGGGGAAGTGATTGGCGAATATTAATTACTGACTTACTCCATATCTCTCAACTACATCTCAAAGACTTAATCATGAAAAAAACACTTACTACGTTGGCCATGGTTGCAATGACCGCAGTTTCCGCTTCGGCACACGATACGTGGGTCGAAACCAATACGGGGATCGTACGAACGGGCGATGCCATTTACATCGATTTGAAACTCGGAAATCATGGCAACGAGCATCGTGATTTTAAGATGGCGAGCAAAGCCAACCCAGCTGATGGAACTTGGGACGTCGTCACTCCGTCAGGCAAACAGTTTGATTTGACCAGTGTCGCCGTCGACCTAGGTTACGCCCCGAAAGAAGGTTTTTGGAATGCGAAGTATGTGGCGGATACGGCCGGTTTGTATGCTGTATCGCACACGCGCGATCAAGTCGTAAACCACGGACATCCCGTTCGCAGCATTAAAAGTGGGAAGACCTTCTTCATCGTCAGTGATAGCCTTGCTCAAGTCCCCAGCGACTTGACCGGTTTTAATAAACCACTGGGGCATGATCTGGAACTGGTTCCCACCGAGAATCCGGTCGCTCCACTCGGACCTGGCAAGCCGATCTCCGTGAAGCTTTTGTTTCATGGCAAACCACTGGCGAACACACGAGTTTCGTTCATCCCACGCCGGGAAACGTTGAAAGAGGGTTTTGACGAAACATATGAACGAAAAACGAACCAGCAAGGAGAGGCGAGTTTCACGCCGAAAACAGGCGACCAGTATTTGGTCGTAGCCCACGTGAAGCAGCCGGAAGCGAAAGGAGAAGGCTACGACGAAACGGCCTACAGCGCGACGCTGTTGGTGATTGTGCCGGAGCGTTGTCCTTGCTGCGGCGAGTAACCCAAAGAATCGTCCCTCTCTTCGAACTGAGGAGAGGGACCTTCTTTTGCATTATCAGCATGCCACTTATTGCGGTCTCACAACTAGCCGTCAGTCCTGTTGATATCTGGCAAATCTGTTCGATCGAAGTTTCGCTGATCGTTGAAACTTCGGTATCCGCGGTTCTTTCACCGGATTTATGTCTTGCCAGCAGTGATACCATTCGAGAAAAATGCTGGAATTCAGCTGGCCGGAAAGCCGATCGCTTTACAGTCTTCGGCGACTCTGTCACGATGAATACTCGGCCGCACCAGCTTGCGGTCTTATTTGGTTTCTTGATTCGTAAAAGGATGTCCGGATGGCCAAGTCCTACACTAAGCATCAGCAAAATATCATTAAGCGGTATTACGACAACAAGGACGCCATTGCGACGCAGAAGCTGCAAGAAAACATCACCGAGCTCTACCTGGCAGAAGGTAAGAAGCGGGCCACCGTCTGGAAGCGGATTATCGGCCATCTTGAGAAGCTGGAAGTTCCCAAACAACAGATCGACCATTTGGTCAAATCGGACGACGCGACCTTGGTTGCCAAGTACCTCGAACGATTGATGGCCAAGGAAACTTAAGCAGCACGCGGCATTATGGCAGACTCCTGGAGCTTTTTTTCCGCCGGACAGTTTACGTTCGGTTGTGGTTCTCGGCACGAACTTGGCAAACACGCGGTCCGACGAGGTTATCGCAAGCTGTTGATCGTTACCGATTCGACGCTCGCGGGCCTCGGTCTGGTACAGCCGCTGCACGACGACTTGAGCGAGCATGGCGTGCAAGTCGAAGTCTTCGACGGCAGTGCCGCCGAGCCGGACCTGTCGATCGCCGAGAACGCTGCGCTCACGGCGAGAACGTTCCAGCCCGATGCTATTTTAGGCCTCGGAGGCGGCAGCAATATCGATCTGGCGAAGGTAACCTCCGTCCTCGCAACGCACGGAGGTCGGCCGCAAGATTTCTTTGGCTGGGACAACGTACCAAACCCAATCATTCCTGTGATTGCGATGCCAACCACGGCCGGTACCGGAAGCGAAGTATCGCAATCGGCTGTGCTGACCGATAGTCAATCGAGTATGAAGGTCAGTATTCTCAGCCAATTCATGCGGCCAGCGCTAGCTCTTGTCGATCCTGAGCTTACTTATACCTGCCCGAAGCAGGTCACTGCAGATAGTGGTATCGATGCATTGACCCATGCGGTTGAAGCTTATCTCTCCAAAGATGCCGCCGAAATCGCTGCTCAGCCGGGCGAAGCCATCCCGTACAGTGGATGCACACCGATTGGGGAACTGATGGCAGAAGAAGCGATTGCCCTGGTTGCTCGTTACCTGCCAGCTGCTGTGCACGAACCAGAAAACAAGGTCGCTCGCGAGAAGATGGCGTTGGCAGCGTCGTTGGCGGGGCTCGCATTTTCGAATTGCGGCGTCGCGGTAGTCCACGCACTCGAATACCCAATCGGGGGTCGCGTTCATTGCAGTCACGGAGCGGGTAACGGCTTACTATTGCCGTACGTGATGCGTTACAACCTACCGAAGCGGGAAGCGAAACTGGCTCGGATTGCGGAGCTCTTCAATCCGATCGGCGACCATGGCAGCGATATGGAGGCTGCTTTGGTCGCGATTCGTGAAGTGGAACAATTGAAAAGCTTTATCGGTATCCCTGAGAGGCTGACCTCGCTTGGCGTAACGGAAGAGATGTTGCCCGAATTCGCTGACAAATCAATCGCCATCAGTCGGCTGATGAACATCAATCCGCGGACGCCCACGCGTGATGACCTGCTTAAGATTCTCCAGGAAGCCCTTTGATCCGCTGGTTGTTCCAGACTCGCGATTGGCATAGAACGTATGGTTCGCATTCCGTGCTTGTTGGCTGAGCGAGCTATCTGAGGAGCAAACGATCTTCGATCCTGTTCGCTTGCCTGGCTTTCGACGCTCAACCTAGCTTTCTCTCACCCCAAGAGACAGCGCCTTTGAGATATCTATGTTCCGCTACGCAATTTGTAACGAGACCTACCAAGACTGGCCGTTTGAAAACGCCTTGTCGCATGCCAAAGAAGCTGGCTACGATGCGATTGAAATCGCGCCTTTCACGCTAGCCTCAACGGCCTACGATGTGACGGACAAGATGCGAGGTAAGATCCGCGAAGAAATCGTCGATGCGGAACTGGAAGTCGTGGGTCTGCACTGGCTGTTAGCGAAGACTGAGGGTTTCTACCTGACCACGCCCGATGACGACGTCCGTCGGCGCACGAGTGACTACTTCTGCGAGCTGGCCCGTCTTTGTCGTGATCTGGGGGGCAGCATCATGGTGCTTGGAAGCCCCCAGCAGCGGAACCTGCTGCCGGGTGTCAGCGAATCGGAAGCGATGCGTTTGGCGGCCGATTGCATTCGACGTGCGATGCCCACCTTAGAACAGTGCGATATAACTCTAGCTCTCGAGCCACTCGGTCCTGCTGAAGGTGATTTCTTAAATACGGCCGAGAAGGGGATGGAGTTAATGGATCTGATTGATTCTCCCAACTGCAAAATCCATCTCGACGTCAAAGCCATGTCGGCCGAAGAAAAACCGATTCCGCAAATCATTCGAGAAACGGCCCCGAATATCGCGCACTTTCACGCAAACGATCCAAACAAACGCGGCCCAGGCATGGGTGACGTCGATTTCGTCCCTATCTTCCAGTCCTTAAAAGAAGTTGGCTACGACGGATGGGTTTCGGTCGAGGTATTCGACTACGAGCCTGGTATTGAATCGCTGGTAAAAGACAGTATCGCCTATATGCGTCAGTGTGAGTCGGCGGTCGTCTAATAAGTCACGTTCCTTGGCCTCCTAATCAGTTTCCGACGATGCAGCAATATCTCGACCTAATGCGGCGCATCCTAAACGAAGGCGCCGAGAAGCACGATCGAACCGGTACCGGCACGCTCAGCGTGTTTGGTCATCAAATGCGTTTTGATCTTTCCCAGGGATTCCCCGCAGTCACAACCAAGAAGCTGCATCTGCGGTCAATCATTCACGAGCTGCTCTGGTTTCTGCAAGGGGACACGAATATTCGCTACCTTCGTGAGAACAAGGTCTCGATCTGGGATGAATGGGCAGATGAAGAAGGCAACCTTGGCCCAGTCTACGGTAAACAATGGCGAAGCTGGCTCACACCTAGCGGTGAGTCGATCGACCAGATGTCGCAGTTGATTCAACAGATCAAAACGAACCCTGATTCACGGCGGCTGATCGTTTCCGCCTGGAATGTGGCCGATGTGCCGAACATGGCGTTGCCGCCGTGCCATTTGCTGTTTCAGTTCTATGTGGCCAACGGTAGGCTTTCGTGCCAGTTGTATCAACGCAGCGCGGATGTCTTCTTAGGAGTTCCATTTAACATTGCTTCGTACGCATTATTGACGATGATGATTGCTCAGGTCACCGATCTCGAACCGGGCGACTTCGTGCATACCTTTGGCGATGCCCATCTTTACCTGAATCACTTGGATCAAACTAAGCTCCAGCTTTCTCGCGATCCACGTCCCTTGCCAACGATGAAGATCAATCCTGAGGTCAAAGACCTTTTCGCGTTTCGGTTCGAGGACTTCGAGCTGCAGAATTATGAGCCGCATCCGCACATCTCAGCTCCGGTTGCCGTATGAGAATCTCGATGATTGTCGCCGCCAGTCAGGACTGGGTCATTGGCCGAGACGGGGACATGCCGTGGCGTTTGTCCAGCGATTTAAAGAGGTTCAAAAGCCTCACGATGGGGCATCCCATGATCATGGGACGCAAGACCTACGAGTCGATTGGACGCCTGCTACCAGGTCGGACCACAATCATCGTGACGCGCGATCCAGAGTATGTGGTTGAAGGCGCTGTGATCGCCCATACCATTGGTGAAGCAATCTCGGCCTGTGAAGAAGCGGACGAGGCTTTTATCGTCGGCGGAGCCGAAATCTACCGAGCAACACTTCCCTGGGCGACGCGACTTTATCTGACGAAAGTCCATGCCTTGATCCCGGACGGGGATACACATTTTCCACTGGTCAACTTCGCCGAGTGGGAGCTCGAATCGTCCGAGGAGATACCAGCAGACGAGAAAAACCTCTACGCAACTCGGTTCGAGATCTGGGATCGGTTACCGGTCGCCGATTAGCGTTTGAACTACTTAGTGCTGGTCTGCTTCAGACGTCGTCCCTTGGCCGTACTTGGGGCACTCGTTAGCGGGTTCTCTGCTCCTACCAAGGGATCGCCGACCTCAACCTTGTCGAGACGTTCACCCACTTGTTTCGCATAGTCAGGCGAGAGTTCATAACCTAAGAATTGGCGCCCCAATTTCTTGGCCGTGATGAGGGTCGATCCGCTGCCGGCGAATGGGTCCATCACCACTTCGCCTTCGTTCGAGCTGCACTTTATGATTCGACCCAGTAGTTGCTCTGGCATCTGGCAGCCATGAAACCCGGCGCGTTCTTTGAAGGTACCGGCGACACGGGGGAAGTACCAGGTATCTTCTTCACTACTGAAGCTTTCGGGCGCATCTTGTGGTCGAAGAATCCAAGTATCGTCCGGCACCCGCCCCTTCGGATTGGCTCGCTTATCGCCGTAAACGAGCATCCTGGCGCTGGGCACTCGGACTTCCGTATCGTTGAACGTGAACTTCTTGGCGTCTTTCGTAAAGTAAAAGATGTGAGCGTGACTGCGTGTGAATTTACTTTTGCAATGAACGCCAAACGTGTAGTACCAAACCACCCAATTACGACAATGAAAGCCAAGCGTGCGCGTCGCCAGAACTTTTAGCTCGGCGGCGAATTCATCTCCGATTGCCAGCCAAAATGCTCCTGTCGGCTTCAGCACGCGATGAACTTCTTTCATCCATGCCTCACTCCAATCGAGATACTCATCGACCGAGCGGCGGTCGTCGTAGACGTCGTACTTATACCCGATATTGAAAGGGGGATCCGCGAAAGCCAAGTCGATCGAGCCTTCCGGAAGCTTCTTCATCTGGGCGATACAATCGCCGGTGGTTACTCCCGAAGCAGGGATCTCAAGAGGCTTCGCCATGGCAGCCCTCCTTGGCGGTGATGTTTCTACGAAACAGGCATTTTAATCAGTTCCCCAGTGTAAAGGCAGTCGTCACGCCGCGCAATCCTGTCAATGGAGGCGATCGCGCCGTTTCTTTGCCTCAAATAGCCCAAGACAACGCACCAAAGACGCTGTTGGAGTTCCGTCTGAGCAGAAACCTTGCGGCTTTCGAGATCAGGGAGTTGACCCACCAATATTGGTAGGTGATGTTAGTAATTATGACGTCGTTGACGGGTTCTCTTCTCCCGAGACGTTGCGCGGCGAAGCACTTTACCTGGAAATGTCCTGACATGAGCGATGCCACTACCGATTTGGTTCACCAAACTCTCACCGATGATGTCCTGGTCCTGACTCCCCAGGTCGACCAAATGCGCGAGACCGATGTCTGTTATGCCGTCCGCGATGGAATGACGCACTTCGTACAGAATATCGAGCATCGTCGCGTCGTCATTGATATGAAAAACGTCACTTTCGTCAGCAGTACTGGCATTTTGGCGTTTCTAAATCTGCGGCGTTCCGTTCCGAACTCCGACGAACGGATCATTTTCTGCCATCTCTCAGACGACCTACTAGGCATGTTTCGGATTTGCAAACTGATCTCAGACGATCCTCAGAATCCCACTCCATTCCGAAACGTCGACACGCTAGAAACGGCGATTTCGGAAGCCTGATGTCTGACAGATGGACGTTAAATGACGTCCTCATCGGCAAATGGAGAGTTGCGGGGATGACTTTTCATTTGTAGCCTTATACTCAGACGAACCTATTCTTCCAGGCCTGGTGGAGGTCGCCATCCTTTGCGAGGACGGCCTCACTCGCCTACGTTTTTATAAGTAAGGCCTCCCACCCTCATGCCCGACCTCCTGCTCGAAGCCGTTAACCCAGTACTGCCGTCCCGCGACGTGAAGCAGTCGATCCAGTTTTACTGTGAAAAACTCGGGTTTAAACTTTCGTTTCAAGATGCCGACGATCCTCGCTATGCGGCCGTCACACGTGACCGGGTTGAGATTCATCTTCGCTGGCACGATGCTTCCAGTTGGGATCGAGTTGAGCGTCCGAACATTCGCATCGCCGTTTGCGACGTCGAACATCTTTACAGCGTGTTCCAACCACTGGGAATCTTCGCTTCCGATACCACACTCCGCGATACGGCCTTCGGCACAAGGGAATTCGGTTTCTTTGATCCGGATGGCAACTTGTTGACGTTTTACTCGGACCTCGGGCAGTAGAAACTCAATTTCACGTGCCCCTGTCCTTCCAACTGGAGAGGTCCGCCTGAGCATACGATGACCCATCCTCCGGTCCCACAGATATCGTGGACAAGACGTTTGCTCTACCTTGGCTGCGCAGCATTTTTCTTCAGCCTGGCCGTGCTCGGGATGATCCTGCCAATTGTCCCGGCGACCCCTTTTCTGCTAGTGACCAGCTACTTTCTCGTGCGGTCATTTCCAAAGCTGAACGACCTTTTGCTCGATATGCCGTACTTCGGTCCCATTTTGTACGACTGGGAGGTCCGCAAAGGAATCAAGGCCAGCGTTAAGCTTCAAGCGATTGCCACCGTTGTTTTGGGGTGGGGGATCTCGATCTGGCTTTTTCCGATTCCTGTGTGGGCTTTGGTGATCATGGCCGTTCTGGTCACAATCGGGATCTTGGTGATCTACCGAGTACCAGAGCCGCGCGATCCATTGGAGGCCAAACCAGAGAGGGATCAGGAAGAAACACGAACCGACTATCCTGATCCAGACAATCCGTACGCCTCGCCGCACGAAATCGACCCGGTTCGAAACGACTCGCAAACGTAATTGATTGCGATCAAGCAATCCCCTTCTGCTGCAGTGCCAGATAGACCAGCAGCACGACCCACAGCACGGCGATCGCAATCATTGCCACGAGGAATACGCGGTTGCGTTTCGGCGGATTGCTGGTTGGAAGAAACGTCGGAACAGTGCGAGGTTCTTCAGGCGGAGCCGCTGGCCGCGATTTCTTCTTCTCTTGCTTAGCCGCCGTCATGATGTCGCCTTAGGCCGATCCCGTTTCTTCCGAGAGTTCGAAGTCAAAGTTCTTGACGAACGCATCTTCGAAGTCGTATTGATCGTCGAAGTCTTCACGTCGATCGCTCTTCGACTTCTTCATCATATTGATGCTAATTAGGTTGTAGACAATTTCGCCGAAGTCGCTTGTCGTGTGGATCCCCCACGAGTTCAACACCACTTTGGCCAATAATCCGTACTGCTGCGTGGCGTATTGGCGAATCGCCTGACACAAGACCTGGCCGGTCAAATGACTCTCGGCTTCTTCTTCCTCTTCCCACGATTCGATTTCATCATCATCGTCGTCTTCGTCCTCGAAACACTCCAGATCAAGGTCTTCCAGATCTTCTTCGTCGGCCAATTCGTCATCGGCATCTTGTTGGAATCGCTGGCCAAATGAGAGGGCTTCTCGAACGAATTGGTACGCTTCCATGCGAAAGCGCGGGTCGTCTTTCAGTAATTGCATGAATGCGGAATAAGTGTCTTCGGACATTCGTTTATTCCTCGCTATCGTCTTGTTGCTTGGGGGTGTCCTCGCCACGATCCTCGCTCGGCGCTTTCTTGTCTCGGCGTTTTCCTCGGCGGGAACCTCCACCAGGATTACCGCTACCGCGCTTGAGGACCGTTAACACTTCGCTGGCATCGATCATGATGTTGCGGTTGTCTTCCATCCGCACGAGCAATTGTCCGGCCAGGATCTCATGATTCAATACGCGACCGCGACCATTGCCGGTGACGATCTCGCTGCCGATGGGTGGCAGATCTCGTTGCAGTTCTTCATAAGTATCGTACTCGTAACGCAAGCAGCATTTTAGCCGTCCGCAGCGTCCCGAGATTTTGGTGGGGTCCAGTGTCGCTTTTTGGAGTTTTGCCATCCGCATTGAAACGGGTGGCATTTCACTAAGGTGCGTATTACAGCAAACTGGCTTGCCGCAATCACCAAAATCGGCCAACAACTTCGCTTCGTCTCGGACGCCGATCTGACGCATCTCGATACGGGTTTGCAGTTCCGCTGCTAGCGCTTTGACTAAATCCCGGAAGTCGACCCGGGCCTCGGCCAGATAGTAAACGACGACCCGCTCGCCACCAAATAGATGTTCGATATCGACCAACTGCATCGGAAGATTCATTTCGGCAATCACCCGCCGCACCGTTTCGATCTCGCGAGCGATATCGCCGACCATATGCTGCGTCTGCTTTTCGTCCTCTTCGGACATAGCACGCATGATCGAGCCGAACGTTGGATCGCTGAGCTGCTTCACCGCCTCGTCGGTCGCTTCGCACAAGACATCCCCGACCTCCAAGCCGCGCTTGGTGCGAACAATGACTTTGTCGTCGCGACCATATTCATCCTTGGCTCGGGACGAGAACACGCCCAAAAAGCGCATGGCCCCATAGCGAACGATGTACTTCGCCATACTGGTATCTTTTATATTCCGGCAGGCCCGCCAAAAGAACGTGCCTGACAAGCATGAATGGTCACGTCGTTTCCGCAAGGGAGGAGCTTACGTGCCATTGATTAGTTTTGGGAAACCTTTGAAGTATAACCTGTTTCGGGCATTCCTTGAAATCTGCCCTCCCCAAATCGGTGTTATCATCACCCCAATATTTCGTCGACACTCTCTGGCGGACGGCCAAGCCGGGCCTGGCTGCCGACCACAACGATAGGCCGTTCGATGATCTTGGGGTTGGCAGCCATTTGCGATATCCACTCTGTCTCGCTGGTCGGTTGCGGCAATCCGAGTGCCTTGTGATCCTTCTTGCGGATCAGTTGCTCGGCCTTCAACCCAAGCTTTTTTAGCAACTGTTTCAGCGTTTTCTCATCCAGAGGCTCTTTCAAATACTCCACCACCTTAGGTTCGATGCCCTTATCTTGCAGCCTGGCAAGCGTTTGCCGACTCTTCGTGCATCGTGGATTGTGATAGATGGTGACCTGCATGACTTGACTCTAATCAGGGGGTAGATGGAATTTAGGCGATTCGAGCAATCAGGGGGAATCGTCGTGTAACGCTTCCAGGGTACCTGGCATCGTAGATAACAGCGATGCAAGATGGGCCTTAGCCGGTTGTCCCGGCAGGAACGTACCCCATAATAGAAGCAAGGCCCCCGGCTTGTGAACCTGACTGGAATCCGCAATTCTATGGAGTTGAAATCGGATTTAGCCCGTTGCAAGACGTCTGGGTAAAACGAGTTCCCTCAAAGACAGCATACGAACGTACACCTATATCCATTTGATCGGGAGTAGCCACCATGGCCAACGTGTTTAACGACGACAACTTCGACGCCGAAGTCCTTCAATCGAGCGAGCCAGTCCTGGTCGACTTTTGGGCTCCGTGGTGCGGTCCTTGCCGTCAATTGGCTCCTGTGATCGATCAACTCGCTACCGAATACGAAGGTTCGGTCAAAGTTGGTAAGGTCGATACAGACCAATGCCCCAATCTCGCCGTGAAGTACGGAATCCAAAGCATTCCGACCATCATGATTTTCAAGAACGGCGAAGTCGTCAATCAGATGCTGGGCAACCAGCCGAAGGCGAACTTGCAGCAAGCACTCGATGCGGCCAAGGGCTAAACGCAAACAGTTGCACGCTTCTATGAAGATCGCTAGCAAAACGGAGGTTTCCCCCCTCCGTTTTGTTTTTGCTAGCACCATTGGAATTGCCATGAACCGCAGCAATTCAATCGCGCCAGGCGTTAAACTCAACTTCTCAGGCAGAACATGCCGATGCGAAGAGATGGCCGAGGGTCCTATATTCGTCCGCCGACCTCCTTCGATGATTCGCCATGAAGTCTTCTGCCAATCGCAATACCGATATCACGCCTCAGCGACGTGACGATTCCCGTCATGTGACGCCGGAGTTGCGAATCGATCCACCGCACGAGACGAACACCGAATCTTCGCATGCTGAAATGCTTGAGGAGGACCAAGGAGTCGATCTCACCGCCGCCGATCTCGAAACCTTACCAGACTGGCAGCGTCGACAGATCAACCAGCTTGCTCGCTTACTGCGTGATCGGCAGGTCGACCTGGATCGCCGCGAAGCGGAACTAAACGCTCGCATGGCGAACTTCGAAAGTCAGCAGCGTTCGGCCGCGTTTGCCCATGCAGAACATTTGCCCAAGGCGGCACCTTCACCATCGAGTGGAACGACTTCAGCGGAAGCGTCCAATCCGCTTCGAAGTATCGAGGAAAAAATCCGCTCCTGGCGGCGCAAGTGGCGTGGCGAAACCTCCGAGCCATCCGTCGAGCCGATTATCGACGAAAGCGTCACTGTTCGTCTTGAGAAGCTGGCCGAGGCGGAATCTCAGCTCGCACAACAGTGGGCACTGCTGAAAAATGCACGGTCACTGCAAGCGTTGCGCGAAAAAGAATTCGCTGGATACGCCCAGAAGGTCGAACGCGAGATGGAGCAGAGCCGCTCGCAACACCACCTTTGGCTCGAGCAGGAACAAGAACAACTTGCTCGCCAACAAGAAGACGTTGAACGTCGCGAGTCTGATCAAGCAGGCGTGCAGCAAGAATTGGAATTGGCATTTGAAGAGTTGCAGGTCATTCGCGATCAGCTGGAACTAGCTTGGGCGGAGATTCGTGTTCGAATTCCATCCGCCCTACGTCGACGACTCGATCAACAGACCGAGCAAGCGGTCGATCACTTTGACAAAGCGTTACATTCGCGTAACCAATCTTCGAAGCTGGAAATTCGCCACCTGCTGCATCAATTGGAACTTGCCAAACTGGACATTCAGGAACAACAAGTTCAGCTCGAAGATGACACACAGCAACAGTTCAGTGAGCTGCGCCGCGCTCGACGAGAACTATCCGACCGTGAAGCATTGGTCCGAGCTCAATTGAACGATCTACGTCGTGAGCAAGAGACGCTCAACGAGACGAAGCTGGAGATCCTTAAAGAGCGTTATCAAGAGCTTAGCCAAGAGATGCTTCCGAAGGCCGCCTAACTTGGTCTAAGCGGTTGCCATGATAATAAAAAAGGGGACGCTCAATTGAGCGTCCCCCGAATCGTGCTGATTCATCTTGAGCGGCATCTCTGCCGTGTTGCGACAACCGTTAGGTTAGTTGCCTTCGCTCAGTGAAGTGTAGGAGGAGCTTTCCTGCTGCTTCTTACGAGCTTTCTCAACTTCCTTGGCGTACTCGGCTGCTTTGTAGGCAACTTGCAGCTCTTGGCGGCTGAAATAAGGAGTGTCTGGGCCAATCAGGTGCTTGATTCGCTTGTTGGCCAGTTCTTCCCAGCTCATGCCGTTGTTCAAGTGCCAAGCTGCTGCTTGAGCACTTCGTTGATTCAATTCGCCGCTACCAAGCAGATGGCACAGCTCAGCAACACCTGGCTTAGTGGTGTACGAAGCGATTGGCTTCAGTTCGTAAGGAATTTTTGGATCTGGATCTTCCAGGCCATGGTCGAGGCAGACTCCTTGAACTTTGATCTTCTGGGTCTTCTCAGGCATGACGTTGAAGAATCCACCTCCACCGCCGCCCATGCCGCCCA
The genomic region above belongs to Blastopirellula marina and contains:
- a CDS encoding stage 0 sporulation family protein is translated as MAKYIVRYGAMRFLGVFSSRAKDEYGRDDKVIVRTKRGLEVGDVLCEATDEAVKQLSDPTFGSIMRAMSEEDEKQTQHMVGDIAREIETVRRVIAEMNLPMQLVDIEHLFGGERVVVYYLAEARVDFRDLVKALAAELQTRIEMRQIGVRDEAKLLADFGDCGKPVCCNTHLSEMPPVSMRMAKLQKATLDPTKISGRCGRLKCCLRYEYDTYEELQRDLPPIGSEIVTGNGRGRVLNHEILAGQLLVRMEDNRNIMIDASEVLTVLKRGSGNPGGGSRRGKRRDKKAPSEDRGEDTPKQQDDSEE
- the arsC gene encoding arsenate reductase (glutaredoxin) (This arsenate reductase requires both glutathione and glutaredoxin to convert arsenate to arsenite, after which the efflux transporter formed by ArsA and ArsB can extrude the arsenite from the cell, providing resistance.) yields the protein MQVTIYHNPRCTKSRQTLARLQDKGIEPKVVEYLKEPLDEKTLKQLLKKLGLKAEQLIRKKDHKALGLPQPTSETEWISQMAANPKIIERPIVVVGSQARLGRPPESVDEILG
- the trxA gene encoding thioredoxin, with product MANVFNDDNFDAEVLQSSEPVLVDFWAPWCGPCRQLAPVIDQLATEYEGSVKVGKVDTDQCPNLAVKYGIQSIPTIMIFKNGEVVNQMLGNQPKANLQQALDAAKG
- a CDS encoding VOC family protein: MPDLLLEAVNPVLPSRDVKQSIQFYCEKLGFKLSFQDADDPRYAAVTRDRVEIHLRWHDASSWDRVERPNIRIAVCDVEHLYSVFQPLGIFASDTTLRDTAFGTREFGFFDPDGNLLTFYSDLGQ
- a CDS encoding Minf_1886 family protein; this translates as MSEDTYSAFMQLLKDDPRFRMEAYQFVREALSFGQRFQQDADDELADEEDLEDLDLECFEDEDDDDDEIESWEEEEEAESHLTGQVLCQAIRQYATQQYGLLAKVVLNSWGIHTTSDFGEIVYNLISINMMKKSKSDRREDFDDQYDFEDAFVKNFDFELSEETGSA
- a CDS encoding YbaN family protein — translated: MTHPPVPQISWTRRLLYLGCAAFFFSLAVLGMILPIVPATPFLLVTSYFLVRSFPKLNDLLLDMPYFGPILYDWEVRKGIKASVKLQAIATVVLGWGISIWLFPIPVWALVIMAVLVTIGILVIYRVPEPRDPLEAKPERDQEETRTDYPDPDNPYASPHEIDPVRNDSQT